Proteins co-encoded in one Plasmodium reichenowi strain SY57 chromosome 10, whole genome shotgun sequence genomic window:
- a CDS encoding cytochrome c oxidase copper chaperone, putative, whose amino-acid sequence MGMSLNKPINNTNEANKGEVKKKKICCVCLETKKLRDECIVKLGEEQCKKFIDDHNKCLRSEGFDIK is encoded by the coding sequence atgggTATGAGCTTGAACAAACCAATAAATAACACGAATGAAGCAAATAAAGGAgaagttaaaaaaaaaaaaatttgttGTGTTTGTTTAGAAACCAAAAAGTTAAGAGATGAATGTATTGTTAAATTGGGGGAAGAGCAGTGTAAGAAATTTATCGATGATCATAATAAATGCTTAAGGAGTGAAGGTTTTGATATTAAATAG